From the Jilunia laotingensis genome, the window ATGAAGCCGGTAATCGATCCAGGACATTCCAACTGCAATCTAATACCAATTGGATTTTCTTATCTTTATCGCCATGATTATAAATCGTCGCACTGTATCCCATTAATAGGGCTTTGCAAAGGGCAGCTTCTTCAATATCAGAAGAGGCCGTCTTGCGAAAAAGAGTTTCTGACTGGCGATAGACATCAGCATTAAGTTCACGGAAAGAATCAGTATAGATGGGGGTACCATCCAAACCTAAACGAAGAAGCCTATTGGCCGCTTCGCATAAAGCGTCAATTTCTGGTTGTAAAGACATGATGATATTTACAATTTTTATTTACTATCTGCTATTTATAAAAGTGTCTATAGAAAACAAGGAATGGTGTACTACGGACTGTCAACAATCCAATCTCTTATCCGGAATAAGGTTCAAGAAATACTAACGAATAGCAAATAGAATTATTTATTTTTTTGATCAGTAGGATCAGGCAAAATTGGTTCAACGAGCGATGGATGAATATATGCCGTAGCAACAGCCATCAGTCCTTCGATAGCTACAACCACACGGCGATCACCTTTAATTCGGAGGAAATAACCTTCAACTCCGTTAAATATACCACCGGTGACACGAACTCGATCTCCTTTTTTAAAGGAAGTTATCGTAGGATCCAAATAAATAACTTGCTGGTCATAGGATCCGGCAACAGCTATAAAATTACGCATTTGGACATCAGGGATAATTATGGGTTGGCGTGTCTCTCGATCCATAATATATCGAATGGGAAGACGTTCGCCTACAGTAGCTTTCAACTCATCCATTTCCTTACGCGATAAACGCACAAAAATGAGATTATGAATTACCGGAACCAGCTTACGGATTTTACGTTCCCCTCTAAATACATACTCATAGCGCATAGGCAAGAAATTTTCTACCTTTTCAGTATCAAGATAGTTTTTCAAAGCCAACTCCCGACTATAGGTTATGCGAAGGGCATACCAAAACTTTTCAGCAGAATTCACAATATGATATTATTGGGGGACACCGACAGAAAGTTACACCTGTCGATCAAGTATTTAAGATTCTTCATCTGTAGCGTGATATACATAAAATCCGTTTATAATCTCCTTAAACCAGGAAGATAGGATTTGAAAGTATCGGATACTTTCCATTTCAATAAATATGATAATCACTAAACTGTTATAAACGAACTAATCAAAATAAATACGATCTCAATGAATATTCGTTTCAACAGTGCAAATGTATAGAGTATTTTTGGATGTACAAAATAATTCCTAATAAATTAATGCCGGACATTAACTAAATAACATCGGAGGTGCTATATAACTTCATAATATTAAGCATTTTAAACCACTTTCTCATTCATCTGTTCGGTTAAAAAGAATCAGTGTCGGTTTAACCAATGTACAACGACTTACTAATGATTCTCGAAATACAAAGAGCCTGTTTTAATTTTCCTCAAAAAGAACTTTCAAAACAAGGCTGAGCTAAATTTAAACAGGATCTAAATCACATTATCATTTTGACAATGTGATTTAATCACATGTAATGAGTCGCGTTTTTCCGACCATTGACCAACTTGATTGTAAAAAACGCAGTATAAAGCAATATGCATTTTTCAGATTATCCGGGAAATGCGCAGATAGATTACATAAAGCTTTATTTATCCTGCTATTCTTTCGAAATGCATTCCCATAGAAATTTATTACAACTTTTTATCAAAAGGAAACGCTTCATCCAAAGGAGGCAAATAGAGCAATATAGAGGTAAAAAAAATGCTTTTTCAGATAAATTGAACTTCATTTTAATAGAAATAGTTATTCCATTTGCTAAAAATAGTAACTTTACGCGTTGGTTATTATTATCCAATCTGTTAAGAAAGGATACTTAAGCCGATAAATATAGCTATCCAAGCCGACAACTAAGGCTATTTCATCTGCATTTTATGGCTTTTTGACCTTAATAACTGCCTTTACAGAAGTTAATTCTACATTTTTAAAATAATGTCAGTTAGCAATAAAGGTGAAATAAGAACATATTGATATGCATATTAGTAGTTTATTATAAATAAAGACAAAACAGATTTCTCTTATTTTCCATCCCACTAGCTAGAGTCATATGCTCCAATTCCACAAAACAGAAGCATATACTTTTGAAAAGAAGCATGCATAGGAGAAGAAAAAATATCCACAGAAATCACCAAATATTTTGTTATCCATCTGAATATAACTATCTTTGTCGCCAAAGTAACAACTATGATTCGAAGACTCAACATACACTTATTTGATCCTATCAAAAATGCAAAAGTTACAATTACGATCTAAAAAGTCTTCAATATGAGGAAAATAAAAATACTATTCGTACTATTTCTCTTTTGCTTTTCTGCTCAGGCAAATCAGACAAAAGATACAACCAACGACTCGGTACGAATCAGCTTATTGACTTGCGCCCCCGGAGAAGAAATTTATTCCCTCTTTGGGCACACAGCTATACGTTATGAGGAACCGGCAAAAGGGATCGATTACGTCTTCAACTATGGTCTTTTCAGCTTCAATACTCCCAATTTTATACTTAGGTTTGCTTTGGGTGAAACAGATTATATTCTTGGAGTAACCTCCTACGACCGTTTTGCTGCTGAATACGACTACGAAGAACGTAGTGTGTGGCAACAAACACTAAACCTACTGCCGGAAGAAAAGGGAAAGTTGCTATATCTGCTGGAAGAAAATTGCCGGCCCGAGAACCGGACATACCGGTATAATTTCTTTTATGACAACTGCGCTACCCGTCCTCGGGATAAAATAGAAGAAAGCATCGAAGGAAAAATAAGCTATGATTTTTCAGACAGAAACCACACCAAATCCTTTCGTGACATTGTACATCAATATACGAAAGGACATCCTTGGTCACAATTCGGCATCGACTTTTGTATAGGGAGCGAAGCAGATCGCCCGATCACAAACAGACAAATGATGTTTGTCCCGTTTTATCTGAAGAATGACTTTCAAAGGGCTAAAATCATAAACAATGGAAAAGAGAGAAAACTGGTATCGGACTCGCGAATAATCATCGATTGTGAAGACACCGACTCATCCCCTACCAAATTCGACATCATGAACCTCCTGACTCCTATGAGATGTGCCCTGCTATTATTCATTATAGTAACAATAGCTACCATATATGGCATAAGGAAAAAGAAGGGGCTTTGGGGATTAGACTTGGCATTATTCGGAACTGCAGGAATTGCCGGTTGTGTAATTACGTTCCTTGCACTTTTCTCCCAACACCCGGCTGTAAGTCACAATTACTTG encodes:
- the lnb gene encoding lipoprotein N-acyltransferase Lnb, translating into MRKIKILFVLFLFCFSAQANQTKDTTNDSVRISLLTCAPGEEIYSLFGHTAIRYEEPAKGIDYVFNYGLFSFNTPNFILRFALGETDYILGVTSYDRFAAEYDYEERSVWQQTLNLLPEEKGKLLYLLEENCRPENRTYRYNFFYDNCATRPRDKIEESIEGKISYDFSDRNHTKSFRDIVHQYTKGHPWSQFGIDFCIGSEADRPITNRQMMFVPFYLKNDFQRAKIINNGKERKLVSDSRIIIDCEDTDSSPTKFDIMNLLTPMRCALLLFIIVTIATIYGIRKKKGLWGLDLALFGTAGIAGCVITFLALFSQHPAVSHNYLLFVFQPGHLIFLPIIVNAARKGRKCWYNVANCVVLTLFIVLFPLIPQRIDLAVVPLALCLLIRSASNLILTYKKTK
- a CDS encoding UpxY family transcription antiterminator; protein product: MVNSAEKFWYALRITYSRELALKNYLDTEKVENFLPMRYEYVFRGERKIRKLVPVIHNLIFVRLSRKEMDELKATVGERLPIRYIMDRETRQPIIIPDVQMRNFIAVAGSYDQQVIYLDPTITSFKKGDRVRVTGGIFNGVEGYFLRIKGDRRVVVAIEGLMAVATAYIHPSLVEPILPDPTDQKNK
- a CDS encoding UpxZ family transcription anti-terminator antagonist, with protein sequence MMSLQPEIDALCEAANRLLRLGLDGTPIYTDSFRELNADVYRQSETLFRKTASSDIEEAALCKALLMGYSATIYNHGDKDKKIQLVLDCSWNVLDRLPASLLKCQLLVACYAEVPEEELAKEAHAIIDSWNGKELTLEESEVIERLQLLEED